In Vibrio bathopelagicus, one DNA window encodes the following:
- a CDS encoding calcium-binding protein — protein MEGTKHDDLIVGTDQDDAVNSRAGNDQISTLAGDDFIAAGEGSDTILAGEGADTVLGDVEYDTGETAEAPVNTDDSWGESQTVYTYDNNTNGQQSSHTIRLDSFAVNQAVNTSTTVAGLESNSSITVQLTDENGTVIASQIAQVDANGLVSIDTDIPESSLGDSGEITFTFLDDNNQPITQIDDMNIDVRNIYNDTIDGGAGDDILKGQQGDDTIYGGTGDDFLDGDINDDTLYGEDGNDVLVGGNGDDYLDGGSGDDTLLGSDGDDILHGGDGNDLLMGEIGDDTIHGGKGNDDLIGDDGADTLYGGEGHDKLFGGKGNDYLSGDDGNDEIHGEDGVDNIIAGAGDDFVLGGAGDDLISGGQGSDLLLGGDGDDVVTGDEGDDTLVGELGNDNLSGGDGQDTLYGDAGDDTLSGGAGNDQLYGGLGDDTIDGGDGDDVIHANEGADIITTGSGDDLIFAGSGDDIIDTGEGSDTVFGETGDNQITSGSGDDTIYTDSGKDNIDSGDGADTIFAGAGDNVINSGSGDDLMYTDSGDDLITSGTGSDTIYAGDGDNIVESGTDNDTVFTGSGVDTINLGEGDDKAFAGGGNDSIVAGSGDDQIFAGEGDDTLQGIQGNNQLFGEGGDDTLIAGLNASELYGGSGADTLLGSEESDSLHGGQGNDDITANAGNDIVEGNGGDDTLTLGTGNDVGLGGEGNDTISGGEGNDTLVGDAGHDTLTGGSGDDVLVGGEGNDLLDGGTGRSEIYGGSGNDTIISSTEDDLLSGGSGDDTISSGIGDDTVFAGSGTDNITTGEGADTVYGESGSNTIDTGTGDDIVYGGVNSDNVTLGEGNDQVYSGDGNDTIDAGSGDDHIDAGAGADYIQGGSGNDAIFGGSGNDELVGGEGYDFLAGGDGDDIITDDGQDTILGEKGNDTLTAAATGSHNIYGGDGNDTLIGSNASDTLYGGADDDTITGADGDDTLFAGDGVDTVDAGSGNDNVYGESGSNQVNLGTGDDTLFGGTGADTALGGEGNDNLFGGSGNDDLSGGVGEDFVDAGEGNDTVSGGDDNDLIFGGDGNDTLMGDAGNDLLYSGAGNDQLHGGDGEDKLTAESGTNTLSGDSGDDILLGGSGADTLLGGTGDDYIEDSSDNNTVEGGEGSDTIKLTGANNTVAGGAGADTISSTGGGIVSIAGGDGNDSITATGDVNTIDGGEGSDTISITAGSSTVTGGEGNDSITSASGSDTLHGDAGADTLSSGSGNDNLYGGSDNDKLYAGDGDDLLEGGDGNDTMYGQNDQDSLVGGLGNDYLSGGSGNDSLKGGEGNDTLRGDSGEDTLWGGTGNDNLSGGGSADLLFGEEGNDTLSGNGGNDIMYGESGDDKLSGGSGDDYLSGGDGNDTLSGNNNSDTLDGGVGDDNLSGDSGNDTLFGQVGNDILDGGDGIDQLYGGAGNDQLIFDSNELESGEVGVVHFSGGSDFDVLVVGNDNQSQMIDMSNNTFQEIEGVKISSSDTELALALDKIAANNTAGDTAGQFVCTGASSIDVSGWGWQLTESHLEMSESLQDIYRESNIDTGSLYGYRFESEAGQEVVIWSDLNSGDINFPDTNEV, from the coding sequence ATGGAAGGAACTAAACACGATGATCTCATTGTAGGTACAGATCAAGACGACGCAGTAAATAGCCGAGCTGGCAACGATCAAATTAGTACGCTGGCGGGTGATGACTTCATTGCTGCGGGTGAAGGCAGCGACACAATTTTAGCGGGTGAAGGCGCAGACACCGTATTAGGTGATGTTGAATACGATACAGGAGAGACGGCTGAGGCCCCAGTCAATACTGACGATTCATGGGGTGAATCTCAAACCGTTTATACCTACGACAACAATACAAACGGCCAGCAATCGTCACACACAATTCGACTTGATAGTTTTGCTGTTAACCAAGCTGTCAACACATCAACAACGGTCGCTGGGCTTGAAAGCAACAGCTCAATTACCGTTCAACTCACAGACGAAAATGGTACTGTGATCGCCTCACAAATCGCTCAAGTCGATGCTAACGGTCTTGTCAGCATCGATACCGATATTCCAGAATCCTCACTCGGTGACTCCGGTGAAATCACGTTTACCTTTCTTGATGACAACAATCAACCCATCACCCAAATTGATGATATGAACATTGACGTTCGTAACATCTATAACGACACAATTGATGGTGGTGCCGGTGATGACATTCTTAAAGGCCAACAAGGTGACGACACGATCTACGGTGGTACCGGAGATGATTTTTTAGACGGCGACATCAATGACGATACGCTTTATGGCGAAGATGGAAACGATGTTTTAGTCGGGGGGAACGGTGATGACTACCTCGATGGCGGTTCTGGCGATGATACCCTACTCGGATCTGATGGCGACGACATCCTTCATGGTGGCGATGGTAACGATCTACTCATGGGTGAGATAGGTGACGATACGATCCATGGGGGGAAAGGCAACGATGACCTGATTGGCGACGATGGTGCTGACACCCTGTATGGAGGTGAAGGTCACGATAAATTGTTTGGTGGTAAAGGTAACGACTACCTATCCGGTGATGACGGTAATGATGAGATTCATGGTGAAGACGGTGTTGATAACATTATCGCAGGCGCCGGCGATGACTTCGTATTAGGAGGCGCTGGTGACGACTTAATCTCTGGTGGCCAAGGCAGTGACCTTTTACTTGGCGGTGATGGCGACGATGTTGTTACTGGTGATGAAGGTGACGACACATTAGTTGGCGAACTCGGTAACGATAACTTATCAGGCGGTGACGGCCAAGATACCCTATATGGTGATGCCGGCGATGACACGTTGTCTGGGGGTGCTGGGAACGACCAACTGTATGGTGGCTTAGGTGATGACACAATAGACGGCGGCGATGGCGATGATGTCATTCACGCAAATGAAGGTGCCGACATCATCACAACCGGTAGCGGCGATGATCTCATTTTCGCAGGCTCCGGTGACGATATCATCGATACCGGTGAAGGTTCTGATACGGTATTTGGTGAAACCGGCGATAACCAAATTACGTCAGGTTCTGGGGACGACACGATTTACACCGACTCAGGTAAAGACAACATTGATTCCGGTGACGGTGCCGACACGATTTTCGCAGGAGCTGGTGATAATGTAATAAATTCCGGATCCGGTGACGACTTGATGTACACAGATTCTGGGGACGATCTCATCACCTCTGGAACAGGAAGTGACACCATCTATGCCGGAGACGGCGACAACATTGTAGAGTCTGGCACTGACAACGATACAGTCTTTACCGGAAGCGGCGTGGACACCATCAATCTTGGTGAAGGCGACGACAAAGCATTCGCTGGCGGGGGCAACGATTCAATTGTTGCTGGTAGCGGTGATGACCAAATCTTTGCAGGTGAAGGTGACGATACCCTTCAAGGCATACAAGGTAATAACCAACTCTTTGGTGAAGGCGGTGACGACACGTTAATTGCAGGTCTTAATGCAAGTGAGCTATACGGTGGTAGCGGTGCGGATACTCTCCTAGGCTCGGAAGAGTCTGACAGTCTACATGGTGGTCAAGGAAACGATGATATCACTGCGAATGCCGGTAACGACATAGTTGAAGGTAATGGCGGAGATGACACATTAACTCTTGGAACCGGTAATGATGTCGGCCTAGGCGGTGAAGGTAACGATACGATATCTGGCGGCGAAGGTAACGACACTCTGGTTGGAGATGCCGGGCACGATACTCTCACTGGCGGCAGTGGAGATGATGTCCTTGTCGGAGGCGAAGGTAACGATCTACTCGACGGTGGCACAGGACGCAGTGAGATATATGGCGGCAGTGGGAATGATACGATAATTAGTTCTACTGAAGATGACCTACTCTCCGGAGGCTCGGGAGACGACACTATTTCATCAGGAATTGGAGACGATACCGTATTTGCGGGCTCGGGGACCGACAACATAACAACGGGCGAAGGTGCTGATACCGTTTATGGTGAGTCTGGCAGCAATACGATTGATACCGGTACTGGTGACGATATCGTTTATGGTGGTGTAAATAGTGACAATGTCACCCTTGGTGAAGGTAACGACCAAGTTTACTCTGGTGATGGTAACGACACCATTGATGCAGGCTCAGGTGATGACCATATAGATGCTGGTGCTGGCGCAGATTACATCCAAGGTGGCAGCGGAAACGATGCTATTTTTGGTGGCTCCGGGAATGATGAACTCGTTGGGGGTGAAGGTTACGACTTCCTAGCTGGCGGAGATGGTGATGACATTATCACCGATGACGGTCAAGATACGATCCTAGGTGAAAAAGGGAATGACACCCTCACAGCAGCAGCTACGGGAAGCCACAACATCTACGGTGGTGACGGTAATGATACTCTGATAGGAAGCAACGCTAGTGACACCCTCTATGGTGGTGCCGATGATGACACCATCACTGGAGCCGATGGTGATGACACATTATTTGCTGGCGATGGCGTAGATACCGTCGACGCTGGTTCTGGTAATGATAACGTTTATGGCGAATCCGGCAGCAACCAAGTCAATTTGGGTACCGGCGATGACACCCTATTTGGCGGAACCGGTGCAGACACCGCTTTAGGTGGTGAAGGTAACGATAACTTGTTCGGTGGTTCAGGTAACGACGATTTATCTGGCGGCGTAGGAGAAGATTTCGTAGATGCCGGAGAAGGCAATGATACCGTTTCCGGTGGCGACGATAACGATCTTATTTTTGGCGGTGACGGTAACGACACATTGATGGGTGATGCCGGAAACGACCTACTCTACTCCGGTGCAGGCAACGACCAACTGCACGGTGGCGATGGCGAAGATAAATTGACCGCGGAAAGCGGTACCAATACCCTTTCTGGTGATTCGGGGGATGATATTCTACTTGGTGGTTCCGGTGCAGATACCTTACTCGGCGGCACTGGTGACGATTATATTGAAGACTCATCAGACAACAATACTGTCGAAGGTGGCGAAGGCTCTGATACCATAAAACTAACCGGTGCGAATAACACCGTAGCCGGCGGTGCAGGTGCTGACACTATCAGCTCTACAGGTGGTGGTATTGTTAGTATCGCAGGTGGAGACGGTAACGACTCAATAACAGCTACTGGTGATGTAAATACTATAGATGGTGGTGAAGGCAGTGACACTATCAGTATTACTGCGGGTAGCAGTACGGTTACTGGCGGTGAAGGTAACGACTCAATCACGTCAGCCAGTGGAAGTGATACCCTTCACGGTGATGCCGGAGCAGATACTCTATCCTCTGGGTCTGGAAACGATAACCTTTATGGCGGTTCCGATAACGACAAACTTTATGCAGGGGACGGCGACGATCTCCTTGAAGGTGGTGACGGCAATGACACCATGTACGGGCAAAACGACCAAGATTCCCTCGTTGGCGGATTAGGTAACGATTACCTTTCAGGAGGTTCCGGTAACGACTCCCTTAAAGGTGGAGAAGGAAACGATACGTTACGTGGTGATTCTGGTGAAGACACCCTTTGGGGCGGCACTGGCAACGATAACCTTTCAGGCGGAGGTTCTGCCGATCTCCTATTCGGAGAAGAAGGGAACGATACATTATCTGGAAACGGAGGCAACGATATTATGTATGGCGAAAGTGGCGATGACAAACTGTCCGGAGGCTCTGGCGATGATTACCTTTCTGGTGGTGACGGCAACGACACCCTAAGCGGTAACAACAATTCAGACACCCTTGACGGTGGAGTTGGCGACGACAACCTATCTGGTGATTCCGGAAACGACACCCTATTTGGTCAAGTTGGTAATGATATTCTCGACGGCGGTGATGGCATTGACCAACTCTATGGTGGTGCGGGTAATGACCAACTCATATTTGATTCAAACGAACTCGAATCCGGTGAGGTTGGTGTCGTTCACTTTAGTGGTGGTTCAGACTTCGATGTTTTAGTAGTCGGCAACGACAACCAAAGCCAAATGATTGATATGTCGAACAATACATTCCAGGAGATTGAAGGGGTAAAAATCAGCTCCAGTGATACAGAGCTCGCCCTCGCCTTGGATAAAATTGCTGCCAATAATACGGCTGGTGATACTGCGGGACAATTCGTATGTACCGGAGCGAGTAGCATTGATGTATCTGGTTGGGGTTGGCAGCTCACGGAGAGCCACTTAGAAATGAGTGAATCACTTCAAGACATCTATCGCGAAAGCAATATCGATACAGGCTCTCTGTATGGCTACCGATTTGAAAGTGAAGCTGGGCAAGAAGTCGTCATTTGGAGCGATCTAAATAGTGGTGACATTAATTTCCCTGATACCAATGAAGTATAA
- a CDS encoding PP2C family protein-serine/threonine phosphatase gives MKDILLVDDNRTILIYMSSVLKKRGYRVHTASGGEKALELLASNNDIQLVLSDWMMPGMNGLELCRELKSQDYNRYIFFVLLSSKGDEASIINGIDAGADDFIDKKTSIDELDARVRAGFRTLALHNEVVDKNTELDKAYDTIKRDLDSASDLIRHILPKTKHFACVELSYISIPSAQVGGDMLGYMQLDKDHVAFYLFDVAGHGVSSALMSFSVQTSLSVLNGNASVVLKHDGDSTQICPPHEVVSKLNQMYMSNDSNILYFTMIYAVLNIKTGLMSYCCAGHPPLVWYHGSKGNAELIGHDNFVVGAFDEVEYQAANIQLEAGDKIWFYSDGITEAENGEEQFSEEGLKDAIEELQHYPTQQQTELLVNNVRNWQHNESFQDDVSVLVAEWKGPQEGDAECDMKLVNKATAQFFK, from the coding sequence ATGAAAGATATTCTATTGGTGGACGATAATCGAACCATTCTTATATATATGAGTTCGGTTCTTAAAAAACGCGGTTATCGAGTGCATACTGCATCAGGTGGTGAAAAAGCGCTTGAACTGCTGGCTAGTAACAATGATATCCAACTCGTACTTAGCGATTGGATGATGCCTGGAATGAATGGCTTAGAACTTTGCCGTGAACTTAAGTCCCAAGATTACAACCGCTACATCTTTTTTGTCCTTTTGTCTTCGAAGGGGGACGAGGCCTCAATTATCAATGGTATTGACGCGGGTGCGGATGATTTCATCGATAAAAAAACCTCCATCGATGAACTCGATGCACGTGTGAGAGCAGGTTTCCGAACTCTTGCTTTACATAACGAAGTCGTCGACAAGAATACCGAACTTGATAAAGCTTACGATACGATTAAGCGTGATTTAGATTCCGCGAGTGATCTCATTCGTCACATCCTTCCTAAAACCAAACATTTCGCCTGTGTTGAGCTGAGCTACATTTCGATACCTAGTGCTCAAGTTGGCGGAGACATGCTCGGCTACATGCAACTAGATAAAGATCACGTGGCGTTTTATCTATTTGATGTTGCGGGCCATGGAGTCTCTTCTGCACTGATGTCTTTTTCGGTGCAAACAAGTTTATCTGTTTTAAACGGCAATGCTTCAGTCGTTCTTAAGCATGATGGAGACAGCACCCAAATTTGCCCACCACACGAAGTGGTATCAAAGCTCAATCAAATGTACATGAGCAACGACTCAAATATTCTCTATTTCACAATGATTTATGCCGTGCTTAACATCAAAACGGGATTGATGTCGTATTGCTGTGCTGGTCACCCTCCGTTGGTTTGGTACCACGGATCTAAAGGCAATGCCGAGCTAATTGGTCACGATAATTTTGTGGTTGGTGCCTTTGATGAGGTGGAATATCAAGCTGCAAATATTCAATTAGAAGCCGGGGATAAAATATGGTTTTACTCCGATGGAATCACTGAAGCTGAAAATGGTGAAGAACAATTTTCAGAGGAAGGCTTGAAAGATGCGATTGAAGAGTTGCAGCACTACCCAACACAACAGCAAACCGAATTATTAGTAAACAATGTCAGAAACTGGCAACACAATGAAAGCTTCCAAGATGATGTAAGTGTTTTGGTCGCAGAATGGAAAGGGCCTCAAGAAGGAGACGCCGAATGCGATATGAAATTAGTCAACAAGGCAACAGCACAGTTCTTCAAGTAA
- a CDS encoding ATP-binding protein produces the protein MLETFEQAYKSSLETSRQVALELHAYWAEVGISPDLASQLELCVVEMVNNTYIHAYSEQEGMPVRVKCLLESDSNSKKLCIDIIDQGEAMTESELEKALSNEFVDMDPSDDSTWTTSGRGFLIVSALMDEIRLQVEGGYNCFMMTKELVESDLIDNVHSP, from the coding sequence ATGTTGGAGACATTTGAACAGGCATATAAAAGTTCTCTCGAAACCTCTCGGCAGGTCGCTTTGGAGCTTCACGCTTACTGGGCGGAAGTCGGGATATCCCCTGATCTAGCCTCACAGTTGGAACTATGTGTTGTAGAGATGGTTAACAACACTTATATCCATGCTTATAGCGAGCAGGAAGGTATGCCTGTCAGGGTCAAGTGCTTACTTGAAAGCGATTCTAATTCGAAGAAGTTGTGCATCGACATCATCGATCAAGGAGAAGCTATGACAGAAAGTGAATTGGAAAAAGCGTTGTCCAATGAGTTCGTGGATATGGACCCTAGTGATGACTCAACATGGACGACGTCTGGACGCGGTTTTTTGATTGTATCGGCTTTGATGGATGAAATCAGATTGCAAGTTGAGGGTGGATATAACTGTTTCATGATGACTAAGGAGTTGGTTGAAAGTGATTTGATCGACAATGTTCATTCCCCATAG
- a CDS encoding STAS domain-containing protein yields the protein MRYEISQQGNSTVLQVNEERFDAKLAPEFRETVESLTPELSQNVVLDITNVKFMDSSGLGAVMGVYKMLRDKKIAVANDQKPVLDLFKLTRMDRLIKTYTTVDEALATAV from the coding sequence ATGCGATATGAAATTAGTCAACAAGGCAACAGCACAGTTCTTCAAGTAAATGAAGAGCGATTTGATGCGAAGCTTGCCCCTGAGTTTAGAGAAACAGTAGAAAGCTTAACTCCAGAACTGTCACAAAATGTGGTGCTAGATATTACTAACGTCAAATTTATGGATAGCAGTGGTCTTGGTGCGGTGATGGGGGTTTACAAAATGTTGAGAGACAAAAAGATCGCTGTAGCAAATGATCAAAAGCCAGTTTTGGATCTGTTTAAGCTAACGCGTATGGATCGGTTGATCAAAACGTACACCACTGTAGATGAAGCGTTAGCTACGGCAGTTTAG
- a CDS encoding HlyD family type I secretion periplasmic adaptor subunit gives MEGNFSTRKLIILGSTILILTVGGFLFWSMTMSLSSASVAHGNLVVESKRKQIQHLQGGWVKRVFVKDGEKVKVGQVLIELSDSKSESDYKRYLYRNFSLIAQQARLEALLNESEEPQWPEVLVSNEDESLIVMPIINSESVQFEQGLLRKQLIDSLYTQKSTLYREKIQGNQFQRKAVSSQRDLIKQEIDMTKGLVAKGYVSRTRMLELQRHYARIDGELAEIKVTIDVAKRELETLEETYKSQLLDLKRDYSQQLRAVNDEVRDIKQVMNTLEDVRSRIQIRSEFDGRVVGLNISSVGGVVRPGQVLMEIVPESDELIVEAIVPPRDIDIVRSGQDARIRLTAYSARQVPPILGEVIHVSADRVIKGGEASQSDQGYLVKIRFDRDDLEALRTKSNIELYPGMLTEVLILVEERTLWDYLIGPLTSGMAKAMREA, from the coding sequence TTTCAGTACGCGAAAGCTCATTATATTAGGTTCGACTATCCTAATTTTGACTGTCGGAGGCTTCTTATTTTGGTCTATGACGATGTCATTAAGCTCAGCTTCTGTTGCTCACGGTAACTTAGTTGTTGAAAGCAAAAGGAAGCAGATTCAACACTTGCAGGGTGGTTGGGTTAAACGAGTTTTCGTGAAAGACGGCGAGAAAGTGAAAGTTGGCCAAGTGCTTATCGAGCTTTCTGATAGTAAGTCTGAATCTGACTACAAGCGTTATTTATATCGAAACTTTTCTTTGATAGCGCAGCAAGCTCGGCTTGAAGCACTACTCAATGAATCTGAAGAGCCACAGTGGCCAGAAGTGTTGGTGAGCAATGAGGATGAATCTTTAATTGTTATGCCAATCATCAATAGTGAATCTGTTCAGTTCGAGCAAGGCTTGTTACGAAAGCAATTAATTGATTCGCTATACACACAAAAATCCACGTTATACCGAGAGAAAATTCAAGGTAACCAGTTCCAGAGAAAGGCCGTGTCGTCTCAAAGAGATCTAATCAAGCAAGAGATTGATATGACCAAAGGCCTTGTGGCTAAAGGGTATGTATCTAGAACTCGTATGCTTGAGTTGCAACGACACTACGCACGTATTGATGGTGAACTTGCGGAAATCAAGGTTACGATTGATGTCGCTAAACGCGAACTCGAAACTTTGGAAGAAACCTATAAAAGTCAGTTGTTGGATTTGAAGCGAGATTACTCACAGCAATTAAGAGCCGTAAACGATGAGGTTCGAGACATTAAACAAGTCATGAATACCTTGGAAGACGTTCGCTCACGAATTCAAATTCGAAGTGAGTTTGATGGTCGTGTTGTTGGGTTGAATATTTCTAGCGTGGGTGGTGTTGTGCGTCCGGGGCAGGTTTTGATGGAAATTGTCCCTGAGAGTGATGAGCTGATTGTGGAAGCGATTGTCCCGCCAAGAGATATCGATATTGTTCGCTCAGGGCAGGACGCCAGAATACGCCTGACGGCTTATAGTGCAAGGCAAGTCCCGCCGATCTTGGGTGAAGTTATCCATGTTTCAGCGGATAGGGTCATCAAGGGAGGGGAAGCTTCACAAAGCGATCAAGGTTACCTCGTTAAAATACGATTTGACCGTGATGATCTTGAGGCGCTTCGTACTAAAAGTAACATTGAGCTGTACCCTGGCATGCTGACAGAAGTGTTGATCTTAGTGGAAGAAAGGACGCTATGGGATTACTTAATTGGTCCGCTAACGAGTGGAATGGCGAAAGCAATGAGGGAGGCATAA
- a CDS encoding sugar phosphate nucleotidyltransferase: MKGMILAAGKGTRVKPITQSLPKPMIPILGKPVMESMIELFAQHNINKLVINTSHLAEVIEGYFGDGHHFDVQLSYSYEGEHVDGEYRSKALGSAGGMQKIQQFSGFFDETFVVVCGDAWIDLDLTEAVRKHKKNGGIATIITKNVMLDDVEKYGVVVTNDKGLVTSFQEKPPKAEAMSTQINTGIYIFEPAIFDYIPKEGEYDIGSELFPMLVEKHVPFYAVEMNFQWLDVGNITDIWSVTKDILDGKVPGYRIPGTQVKAGVWVGINSVVDLNNCSLTPPVVIGSGCKVDANAKVIGPALIGANCQLDSGSVVEESLIFDNINVESGAHIKHQTIFGNYCIGHDGVQNHDLKWHNLRTHAAHNRVSDMLNSM, encoded by the coding sequence ATGAAAGGAATGATTCTAGCTGCAGGGAAAGGAACTCGTGTCAAACCTATCACTCAGTCGTTGCCTAAACCCATGATTCCAATCCTTGGGAAACCAGTGATGGAATCGATGATTGAGCTGTTTGCTCAACACAATATTAATAAGCTCGTTATTAACACGAGTCACCTTGCTGAGGTAATCGAGGGTTACTTTGGTGATGGCCACCATTTTGATGTGCAACTTTCGTATTCCTATGAAGGTGAGCATGTTGATGGTGAATATCGAAGTAAAGCATTAGGGTCGGCTGGTGGAATGCAAAAAATACAGCAGTTTTCCGGCTTTTTCGATGAGACATTCGTTGTGGTCTGTGGTGATGCTTGGATAGATCTTGACCTAACAGAAGCTGTTCGTAAGCATAAAAAGAATGGCGGTATCGCGACCATCATTACCAAAAACGTGATGTTAGATGATGTCGAAAAATACGGCGTTGTTGTGACTAACGATAAAGGGCTTGTCACTAGCTTCCAAGAAAAACCACCGAAAGCTGAAGCCATGTCTACTCAAATCAATACCGGGATCTACATTTTTGAGCCCGCTATTTTTGACTATATCCCTAAAGAGGGTGAATACGATATTGGTAGTGAACTCTTCCCTATGTTAGTAGAAAAACACGTCCCATTTTATGCCGTAGAGATGAATTTCCAATGGTTAGATGTAGGGAATATTACGGATATCTGGAGTGTTACCAAAGATATTCTTGATGGAAAAGTCCCTGGTTATCGAATTCCGGGAACTCAAGTAAAGGCCGGAGTTTGGGTAGGAATTAACTCTGTCGTGGATCTCAATAATTGTAGCTTAACTCCACCAGTGGTTATCGGTAGCGGTTGTAAAGTCGACGCGAATGCGAAGGTAATTGGCCCAGCGTTAATTGGCGCAAATTGCCAACTTGATTCAGGCAGTGTTGTTGAAGAGTCTCTTATATTCGACAACATCAATGTTGAGTCTGGCGCGCATATTAAGCATCAAACCATATTTGGTAATTACTGCATTGGCCATGACGGCGTACAAAATCATGATTTGAAATGGCATAACCTAAGAACGCATGCAGCACACAACCGTGTATCGGATATGTTGAATAGCATGTAG